The region CCTGCGGTAGACGAAGAAGTGGACACCTTCTACCACCCTCAGCTGACTTTGGAACTGAAAGCCGATGCCGTCGAACGGCTGAGGAACAAGCTAGGGCGTTTCATCCTAGCCACCAGCGCAGTTGGTGAAGGCTCCCCCTCTGCTGAGGAGATCCTATCCACGTATAAAGACCAATCCTCGGTGGAAAAGGGCTTCAGGTTCCTGAAAGACCCCTCCTTCCACGCATCGGAAATCTACCTCAAAAGGCAAGAGCGCATCGAAGGGCTCATGCTTCTGATGGTGTTTGCCCTGGTCGTCTATAACCTAGCGGAGATGGAGCTTAGAGAGAAACTCTCAAAAGCAGGGGAGAGCATACCTGATCCTAACGGCAAGCCCATGAAATCCCCCACTCTGAAAAGGTTATTCGGGATCTTCTCCCGAATATCGGTTCTGGTCCTTCAGGACGAGGCCACAAAAGCCATGCAGGTGATGAACCTCAAAGACACCCACAAGCGGGTTCTGTGCCTTTTCGGAAGGGATTTTGAGCGATATTATGAAAATAGCCCTGCCTTGCCCGAAAGTAGTTTAATTCAAATCTAGTCGTTGTTAATGCGGAAAGTCGGATGAAATAGAACGCCGTCCCGGCACAGCCGGGACGGCGTAGTTTATTAGTTCACTCCACCAGGGGTTCTCTGTCGTTAGGGAAGTATATCCTGAGATGGGTTACGTCCCTCAGGCCGTTATCCTGCCGTCCCTCTACCTCCGGTAGCCATCTCCAGGGGCCTCCGTTAATGCGACACAGGACAAGAGATCTTCTGCCGTAAGCGGTCCATATTCCCTTAGGGGAGAGGGCCTCTTGGTCCTCCTTCTGTACTGGGCCGGGGATGAGGAATCCCCCAAAAAGAGGTCCGTTGCCTGCCAGGGGAGAATCTCCCTCGGAGGCGATTATCATCCATTGGGTCATCGACCACATATGGGCCATCTCCGGCGAGTCGCCGTGTTTTATGGGGACTATCTGAAAACCGCCGATAGATCCGTAGGGAGACGTCGATATATCTATAACCCCTGGATGGTTTGCCCTCAGCCTGCCCACCGATTGGTAAAGGGTTCCGTCGAACCGGCCTGTGCCGCCTACGGGCCTTATTACCTTTCCTATCACAGAGGTTCCCGACGAACTCAGGAGCTCTATCGATCCCCCTGGCCTGTTCTCTATGTCCACCATAGTCGGGATGTCCTTCCGGTCTACCTCTATCACTATAGTGTCTCCAGGTAAGGGCATCTCTACGTCCGACAGCGGCCTGATTTGACCGGATCTTTTAACGTAAACCTCGCTTCCCGATGGAGGAGTCCAGGCTCCAAAAAGGCCTATACCTCCTTTTCCCTTCAAAACGACGGCGGTTCCTGCGGTAGCAGCCGGTGCGATGGTGTCCGATGGGACCACGCTGATAGTCCTTCCTTTCCCCTTCTCCACCGACAGCAGTATATGGATCGCGTTTACCGCCGAGGCACAGGTATGACCTGGCTTTCCCCAGCCGCTGGCGGTGTAGGCGGGGTAACGGGAGGACGTAGGTATAGATACGACCTCTCCAAGAGGGTAGACCGAGTCGCCCATCCTCGCCTTGGCTTCCTCCCCTTTTATAAGAGGTATCTCTATAGACCACCTGAGATGAGAGTGAGCGACGGAGGGGAATATTAAGAGGGCTACTGTAAGCGCTATAAAAAATCTTCTTGTCAAGACTAACTCCTCCTTAGATCATGTCGGGAAAAAACCATATAGACCACAGGTTTCCCCCGAGATGGTATAGGGCAGAGGGGGCTACCGAGCGGTGTCTATACTTAAGAAAACCCATCACAAGGCTGGGGAAGAACGTAGCCAGCCTTAGCCAATGTACCTTTATAAAAAGGTGGCACAGGGCGAATATAACCGATACCGCTACTATAGCCCAAAGGGGACCTACTATCCTGGACGCCAGAGACTGTAGCCATCCTCTGAAAAAAACCTCCTCCACTACTGCAGCTACCGCCCCCGCTGCCATAAGGGCCATCAGAGATCCTATAGGTATCTGACGGGGCAGAGTTCCCTCTGGCCAGTTTAGGGCTATGAAAGTCAGAGGCACAAGGGTAAGGATCAGGGCGATAGAGGTATCCGCGATGGATCTTTTGGAGAGTCTCCATACCAGGCCGTAATCTTCAAGGCTTTCCTTCCTTAAATAGCACCAACCGTAGGGACCGTAGAGCATAAGAGCCGCTATGGCTAAAGGTATCAATCTTTGACTCTCCTCAGGTTTATGTATATGAGGACGAATATAAACGCCGGTATGACAGGACCTATCGCTACCCACCAGCTTGATGTCCACAGATATATGGCTAAAGACGCCAGGGATATCATTAAAACCATGTTTATCCAAAAAGCTCTCGTCCAGCGGGGTTTATGTCTCTTCGCCGACATAGCCCCCAGAAAAATGGATAGGCCGGACGTAACGATAAGTAGCCATAATGTTATAAAGGACAAGTTTTTTGTCTGAAAATCATACATAAACGATCACCTCTGAAAAACCTCTGCCTTGACAGCCTAGGCGGCCATGGTAGTATAGTACCGCTCTTTTTGCTACTTGATAGGATGGCTCTGTCTTGGACAAGTATAGCAGAATAGTGCTTTTGATTCATATAAGGTTTGATGCCCTATCGATCGGTGGGGCTCAGAAAATATATCTTAGAAAGCGATGGTGGCGATGGAAAAAGCCGGTGGTTCCGTAGGGATTCTTGTTCTTGCTGCTGGAAAGGGGACCAGGATGAAAAGTGAGTCTCCTAAGGTTATGCAGCCTCTTTTAGAAAACCCTATGTTGCACTACGTGCTGAAAGCCTTCGGATCTGTAGGGGAGACCGCTGTGGTGGTCGGTCACCGTGGGGAGATGGTCCAGTCCTACCTATCCCGGTCCTGGCCGGATGTCAAAACGGTGTGGCAGAGGGAACAGCTTGGGACTGGACATGCGGTGATGGAAGCTCAGTCCTGGATATCCCGTTTCGACAAAGTGCTTGTGGTAAACGGCGATATGCCCCTTATGACCGAAGAGATACCTAACTCTCTCCTTGAAGCTCACGAGGGAGGGTGTTCCTTCCTAACCATGGAGCTGGACGATCCTGAGGGATACGGTCGGGTGGTAAGAGGGGCTAAGACCTGCATAGTGGAGCAGAAAGACTGTCTTCCTGAGCAACGGGGCATCAAGGAGGTCAACGCAGGTGTCTACCTTATGGACGTGGTTCCCCTTTTGGACAGCCTTAAGGGATTGGGACGAAAAAACGCCCAAGGTGAGTATTATCTCGTCGACGTCATAGAGGCTTTTCAGGATTTAGGCCTCCCCGCCAAGCCTGTGGTGGTCGACGACCCCGATAGCCTGTTAGGGGTCAACGATCCTGCAGGGCTGGCCCAGGTCGGAGCCATCCTGAGGGACCGTTATGTGGCGAAATGGATGGCCGCAGGGGTTAAGTTTGTGGATCCTAAATCGGTATGGATCGGGCCCGACGTGGTCTTTCAGGGAGAGGCCATGGTTTATCCTGGGGTCCAGATATGGGGGAACTCCACCGTAGGCGTCAACGCCTCGTTAGGCGGTTTTTCCGTCCTCCGAGATGTCTCTATAGGGGAAAATGTAGAGCTTCAGGGCTATTGTTTTATCGAAAACTCCACCCTCAGAGCGGGATCTAAAGCCGGTCCCTTCTGCTACATCCGTCAGGAGTCGGTGGTCGAGGAGAAGGGGTTTGTCGGCAAATTCGTCGAGGTTAAAAAAAGCCTGATCGGCAAGGGGAGCAAAGTTCCTCACCTGTCCTATATGGGCGATGCGTCCCTTGGGGCAAACGTAAACATAGGTGCTGGAACCATAACCTGCAACTACGACGGAAAATCCAAGCATCCCACTACAATCGGAGACGGTGTCTTCGTCGGCAGCGATACTATGTTGGTTGCCCCTGTGACTTTAGGCGCTAATTCTATGACCGGAGCGGGGTCTGTCATAACGAAAGACGTGCCAGAAGGGGCCTTAGCCATAGGAAGGGCAAGACAGAGAAATATCGAGGGTTGGGGAAAAAAGACTACGGAGGGTTCAAGGGATGACGACAAATAGCAGAAAAATAGTGGTGATGTCCGGTACGGCACATAAGGAATTTGCGGAAAAGATATGTGCTGAGCTGAAACTTCCCCTGGGGAGGGTAAACCATTTCAGGTTTTCCGACGGAGAGATAGGTCTCTCTATCGAGGAAAGCGTAAGAGGAGCGGACGTATTCGTAGTTCAGCCCACCAGCAATCCTGTAAACGAGAATCTGATGGAGTTGCTCATAATGGTGGATGCCCTTAAAAGGGCCTCTGCCTACCGTATAAACCTGGTTATACCCTACTTTGGCTATGCCAGACAGGACAGAAAGACCAAGCCTAGAGACCCTATCTCCGCTAAACTGGTGGCTAACCTTCTGGAGAGCACCGGTGCTCACAGGGTCATAACCGCCGATTTGCACGCCGGTCAGATCCAGGGATTTTTCGATATTCCTGTCGATCACCTTATGGGTGTTCCTCTTTTGGCTTCCCATTTCAAGAAGACCTTGGCCAAAGAGCTGGAGAACAGGGAAGTTATCGTCGTAGCTCCCGACGTAGGAGGAGTGGTCAGGGCCAGGAAGTTCGCCGTTATGCTCAACTCCGACCTGGCCATAGTTGACAAGAGGAGATCTCACGAAGTGGCCAATTACTGCGAGGTTATGGCTATAATAGGTGACGTGAAAGACGAGATAGCCATACTGGTCGACGATATAATAGATACCGCCGGTACCATCGTCAACGCAGCTAAAGCTTTGAAAGACAGAGGGGCGAGAAAAGTTTACTGCTGTGCTACCCATGGAATACTGTCAGGCCCCGCTATGGATAGGCTCGATTCCGATGCGGTGGACGGAGTTATTCTGACCGACAGTATAAAGTTGCCTCAGGAGCGAAAGTTGGATAAAATTGTCCAGTTGTCCATAGCCCCTCTTTTCGCTGAAGCGATCAGAAGGGTTCACAACGATAGTTCTGTCAGCAGTCTATTTGACTAGCTTAAGAAGATTTATAATATTTTGAGGAGGAATTTTTATGGATTTTGTAAAACTGAACCTTGAGAAGAGAGAGGCCTGTGGAAAAGAGGCCTGTGGCAGGCTCCGCCGTTCCGGCTTTATACCTGCGGTGCTCTATGGACCGGACTACAAAGAGGCTCTCAGCCTTCAGATAAAGACCGAGGAGTTTATGCCTATACTCAGGGGAAACTATTGGAACACCCTTAAGTTTGACGTAACCCTCCCCTGCGGCACCACCGAGATGTGTATCATAAAGGATCTGACCAGAAACTTCGTAAACGACGAGGTCCTTCACGTTGACTTCTACCAGATGGTAAAAGGTCACAAGATCACCGTCCGTATCCCTATAGAGATAGTCGGTAAAGACGTATGCGCTGGCGTCAAGGCCGGTGGTAAGTTCGCCCAGTACGCCAACGAGGTGGAGATCTCCGTTCTTCCCAGGGAGATCCCTGACACCGTCGTGCTCGATGTATCCAACCTCGATGCAGGTACGGTAGTTTCTTTCAGCGATCTCGATCTTCCTGAGAGCGCGGAGATCTCCAAAGGCTTCTCCGGCTCTGTGGCTGAGGTCAGCGCAGTGAAGACAGGAGAGTAGGTAACAAAAGGTCGTGAAACTGGTCGTAGGGCTAGGGAATCCGGGGATAAGGTACGTTCAGACCAGACACAACGTAGGATGGATGACTATCGACGGTCTAGTGGATCGTCTATCCCCAGGAAAACCTCAGGAGAGGTTTCACTCTCAGCTATGGGGGCCTGTGATGGTGGAGGGGGAGAAACTCTTTCTGATGAAGCCCTTGACCTTTATGAACGCCAGCGGAGAGGCTGTCAGAGAGTTTGCCAGATATCATCCTCTCGAGCCGGAGGACATATTGGTGGTGTTCGACGAGGTCGCCCTCGACACCGGACGTATCCGTATCAGATCGAAAGGCTCCGCCGGAGGTCATAACGGGATGAAGTCCATAATAGCCTGTATGGGCAGTGGGGATATCCCTAGGCTTCGTATAGGCATAGGCCCGAGGCCAGAGGTCATCCCTATGGTCGACTTTGTCCTCGGTCGCTTCAGGGAGGAAGAACAGCCCTCGCTATATGAGGCCCTGGATGAATCGGTAAAAGCCTGCCTGATGTGGTGTCATCGTCCTGTGGAAGAGGTAATGAACAAGTTTAACTGATATGGTGGCGGGCGAGGTGTTTTCTCGTCCGTCTTTTTTTATCCTATTAGGAGAGAAGGGGGTTGGGGTGAGAAAGGTATTTTTGCCTTTTTCCGGATCCGTTCGTCCCTGGATTTGTTCCGAGGAGACCGGGGCTATCGTCCTACTGCCCGACGAACGACAGGTTAGCCAGTTTATCTCCGATGGCAAGGCTATCCTTCCTGATGTCGATTTTATCTCTCTCCCGGAGATACCTCTAGAAAAGGGGTCCATAGAGGATATCTCCTATCCATCATCAAGAGGTTATATATTCTCCCGGTGGATAGAAGAGGGAGGGGTGATGGTCTCTACTCCTGGAGGCCTTGTGGCCCCTCTGGCGGAGCCCGGTGGGGCAATCCAACTAAAAGTAGGCGACCGGTTTGGAAGGGATAGATTTATCTCCTGGCTGGAAGAACAGCGCTTTATCCGATCCGATCTGGTCTGGAAGGCGGGAGATTATGCGGTAAGAGGAGGGGTCGTCGATTGCTTCGACCCTTCTTCAAAGATGGCTGTGAGGGTGTCGTTTTTCGACGATGAAGTGGAGGATATGAGGCTTTTCTCCACAGGGGACCAGAGAACCAGATATTCAACCGATGAGTGGACCTTTCGCTCCGTCTGGAGTGGAGAAGGGGGACCTAAGCTCCCTCTCTATCCCTCCAGGCTGATAGTCTTCGATCCTCCTAGGTGTCGTTCCTGCTTCGACGGATTTCGATGGCTGTGGAACGAGATTTCCAGCATCGATCTGCCGGAGGATAGATGGGACCGCTGGCTGGAGTCAGCCTCGTCTTTGGTCTTTTTTGAGACTTTTAAAGGGCCGGGCCAGGAGGAGCTAAATATATCCGAGCCTCCAAGGTTCAGGGGGAACCTGTCGGTTTTTAAGGAGCAGCTTTCCCTCTGGGAAAAAAAGGGTTTTGAGGTCCTGGCTAGATCGGCTACCGGACCTCCTTCAGGACTGGAGGAGGTCAGCTGGGAGAACCGCCCTGTATCCTCCGGTTTTATCGATTGGGATAAAAAAGTCGTCCTTCTATCGGACGTAGAGCTATTTGGCCTTCATTCAGCCGCAGTCTCGGAGGAAGATGTAATTCCCTCAGAGCTGAACCTTTTTCTGGAGGAAGGGGCATGGATGGTGCATAAAGACCATGGCCTCTGCAGGTATTCGGGCACCGAGGTAGTCAAGACAAAGTTTGGCTCTCAGGAACTGCTGGTGCTCTCTTTTCACCGTTCTCAGAGGCTGATGCTCCCTGTGACCTCTATGGATAAAGTATCCATCTACGGCGGTGAGATTAGCGACGATCTATCGCCGGACGTTTTAGGATCATCTAGATGGAAAAACGCCCTGATCAAGGCGGAGAAAAGGATAGAGGAGGAGGCGTCGGAGCTTCTGGAGATATACGCTAAAAGGCGGCTCTCATCCGGTAAGGCTTTCCCTGTAGACGACGAGATGATGGCCCAGTTTGAGTCTATGTTTCCTCACGTGGAGACCAGAGATCAGATGGCCGCTATAGTGGACGTAAAAAGGGATATGGAGTCCAATTTTCCTATGGATCGTCTCATAGTTGGAGATGTAGGCTACGGCAAGACCGAGGTAGCCTTAAGGGCGGCTTTTAAGGCGGTTATCGGTGGATCTCAGGTCTTGGTCGTAGTCCCTACGACAGTTCTTGCTCAGCAGCATTACCGGCTCTTTCTCGGTAGAATGGCCCCTTTTGGGGTGAACGTGGAGCAGCTATCTCGATTTCTCTCCCCTCGAAAACAGGAGGAGGTAGTCAAAAGGCTCTCCGAGGGAAAAATCGACGTGGTTATCGGTACCCATAGGCTCCTTCAAAAGGACATATCGGTTCCAAAACTCGGTCTTGTGGTGGTCGACGAAGAGCACCGCTTCGGAACGGCCCATAAGGAGAGGCTCAAGAAAATCCGATCTTCGGTGGATTTTTTGGCTCTATCGGCGACTCCTATACCTAGAAGCCTGTCTATGTCCCTAAGGGGACTGAGGGACATATCGACTATAGAGACCGCCCCTATCAACAGGCCACCGGTTATAACCGTAACAGGTGCATGGGAGGATTCTCTGGTCCAAAAGGCGATAGCCAGAGAGCTTAACAGAGGAGGACAGGTTTACCTCCTTCACAACAGGGTGGAATCTATAGGGGAAAGGGCAGGCTGGATAAAAGCCCGATTCCCCGATTTCAACGTCGAGATAGCCCACGGACAGATGAATGGGAAACTGGAGGACGTTATGATGGCCTTCTACGAGGGGCAGGTGGATATCCTGGTATGCACCACCATAATAGAGAGTGGCCTGGACGTCGGAAGGGCCAATACCCTTATAGTGGAAGACTCCAGAAGCCTGGGGCTAGCCCAAATGCACCAGCTCAGAGGGAGAATTGGCAGAAGGGAGGAAAGAGGATACGTCTTTTTTCTCTATCCCTCCAACCTGCCTCTGCCTTACAGGACAGGAGAGAGACTGGACGCCATAGGACGTCTGTCCTATCAGGGAGCTGGTTACGATATAGCCAGGCAGGATCTTCTCATTCGAGGAGCCGGCGATATGCTCGGATTCTCCCAGCACGGTCACAGAGACAGAATTGGAACGGACCTATACTACAAAAAGCTCAGGGATAAAATAGACTCCCTTAAAGGGAGGGCAAGGACGGAGGTCTCTATGGATATCCGAATTCCCCTCATGATACCTTCGGACTACATTCCTCAAAATACCGTAAGGATGGCTATGTACAGGAGAATGTTCTCCGTTCAGTCGGTTCAGGACGCCCTGAACCTGAAAGGAGAGCTGGCTGATCGGTTTGGCCCTCCTCCTGATGAGGCTTTATGTCTCATATACCTGGCCCTTTTGAAGACGGAAGGGGGAAATCAGGGTATAATCCATGTCATGGTCGACGAGAAAAAGACCTCTTGTCGTCTAATGGGAAAGGAAAACGAATGGATTGGCCCGGGAGGGGCTAAAGGTATTGCCCTTTTATTTCGGAGGATAAAGGAGTGGTGTGATGGATAGTGGAGTCCTTTTTTCAAAGCTAGAGGACATAATGACACGGCTTAGGGCCCCAGGAGGTTGCCCCTGGGACAGAAAACAGACCTATAGCAGCCTTCGCTCCAACATCATAGAGGAAGCCTACGAACTGGTAGAGGCCATAGACGAATCCAACCTGGACGGTATGGCCGAAGAGGCCGGAGACCTACTGCTTCAGGTCGTCTTTATAGGTGTTATAGCCCAGGAAAGAGGGGACTTTGCCCTCTCCGACATAGTGGAATCCATATCCTCCAAGCTCATACGTCGCCACCCCCACGTTTTCGGAGATCTTTCCGCCGACGACAGCGACCAGGTTCTCAGAAACTGGGAACGGATAAAAACGGAGGAAAAGGAGAGCAAGGGAATATCAAAAGCTGTGTTCTCCGGGGTCCCGAAAGCCCTTCCTCCCCTAATAAAGGCCTTTCGGATTCAGCAAAAGGCGGCAGGTGTGGGATTTGACTGGGCAAAGGGAGATCAGGAGCCTGTTTTTGATAAAATATCCGAGGAGCTAGATGAGGTCCGAGAGGCTATGGCCAGTGGAGATAAAGACGGCCTGGTCGGGGAGATCGGAGATCTGCTTTTTTCCGTCGTAAACCTAGCTAGAAGGATGGATATCGATCCCCATCTGGCTCTGGAGAGGACTAACAATTCCTTTATGGAAAGGTTCGGTTTTATAGAGCGGTCCATCGAAGCTCAGGACAAGAGTTGGGATCAGATGTCTTTAGACGATCTGGACGGCCTTTGGGATGAAGCTAAAAAGCATAATGCGCACACAAAATCGGTATGATATAGTGTTATAAGCATTGAAGATGGAGGCGTAGTCATGACTCAGGTAGTAAAGGCAAAAGCCGGTAAGGCTAAAGTAGGAATCACCGAGACCGCACTCAGGGATGCCCATC is a window of Dethiosulfovibrio salsuginis DNA encoding:
- a CDS encoding DEAD/DEAH box helicase, translating into MRKVFLPFSGSVRPWICSEETGAIVLLPDERQVSQFISDGKAILPDVDFISLPEIPLEKGSIEDISYPSSRGYIFSRWIEEGGVMVSTPGGLVAPLAEPGGAIQLKVGDRFGRDRFISWLEEQRFIRSDLVWKAGDYAVRGGVVDCFDPSSKMAVRVSFFDDEVEDMRLFSTGDQRTRYSTDEWTFRSVWSGEGGPKLPLYPSRLIVFDPPRCRSCFDGFRWLWNEISSIDLPEDRWDRWLESASSLVFFETFKGPGQEELNISEPPRFRGNLSVFKEQLSLWEKKGFEVLARSATGPPSGLEEVSWENRPVSSGFIDWDKKVVLLSDVELFGLHSAAVSEEDVIPSELNLFLEEGAWMVHKDHGLCRYSGTEVVKTKFGSQELLVLSFHRSQRLMLPVTSMDKVSIYGGEISDDLSPDVLGSSRWKNALIKAEKRIEEEASELLEIYAKRRLSSGKAFPVDDEMMAQFESMFPHVETRDQMAAIVDVKRDMESNFPMDRLIVGDVGYGKTEVALRAAFKAVIGGSQVLVVVPTTVLAQQHYRLFLGRMAPFGVNVEQLSRFLSPRKQEEVVKRLSEGKIDVVIGTHRLLQKDISVPKLGLVVVDEEHRFGTAHKERLKKIRSSVDFLALSATPIPRSLSMSLRGLRDISTIETAPINRPPVITVTGAWEDSLVQKAIARELNRGGQVYLLHNRVESIGERAGWIKARFPDFNVEIAHGQMNGKLEDVMMAFYEGQVDILVCTTIIESGLDVGRANTLIVEDSRSLGLAQMHQLRGRIGRREERGYVFFLYPSNLPLPYRTGERLDAIGRLSYQGAGYDIARQDLLIRGAGDMLGFSQHGHRDRIGTDLYYKKLRDKIDSLKGRARTEVSMDIRIPLMIPSDYIPQNTVRMAMYRRMFSVQSVQDALNLKGELADRFGPPPDEALCLIYLALLKTEGGNQGIIHVMVDEKKTSCRLMGKENEWIGPGGAKGIALLFRRIKEWCDG
- the mrtS gene encoding Synerg-CTERM system glutamic-type intramembrane protease MrtS, whose translation is MIPLAIAALMLYGPYGWCYLRKESLEDYGLVWRLSKRSIADTSIALILTLVPLTFIALNWPEGTLPRQIPIGSLMALMAAGAVAAVVEEVFFRGWLQSLASRIVGPLWAIVAVSVIFALCHLFIKVHWLRLATFFPSLVMGFLKYRHRSVAPSALYHLGGNLWSIWFFPDMI
- a CDS encoding 50S ribosomal protein L25; amino-acid sequence: MDFVKLNLEKREACGKEACGRLRRSGFIPAVLYGPDYKEALSLQIKTEEFMPILRGNYWNTLKFDVTLPCGTTEMCIIKDLTRNFVNDEVLHVDFYQMVKGHKITVRIPIEIVGKDVCAGVKAGGKFAQYANEVEISVLPREIPDTVVLDVSNLDAGTVVSFSDLDLPESAEISKGFSGSVAEVSAVKTGE
- the pth gene encoding aminoacyl-tRNA hydrolase; amino-acid sequence: MKLVVGLGNPGIRYVQTRHNVGWMTIDGLVDRLSPGKPQERFHSQLWGPVMVEGEKLFLMKPLTFMNASGEAVREFARYHPLEPEDILVVFDEVALDTGRIRIRSKGSAGGHNGMKSIIACMGSGDIPRLRIGIGPRPEVIPMVDFVLGRFREEEQPSLYEALDESVKACLMWCHRPVEEVMNKFN
- a CDS encoding IS1634 family transposase → PAVDEEVDTFYHPQLTLELKADAVERLRNKLGRFILATSAVGEGSPSAEEILSTYKDQSSVEKGFRFLKDPSFHASEIYLKRQERIEGLMLLMVFALVVYNLAEMELREKLSKAGESIPDPNGKPMKSPTLKRLFGIFSRISVLVLQDEATKAMQVMNLKDTHKRVLCLFGRDFERYYENSPALPESSLIQI
- the mazG gene encoding nucleoside triphosphate pyrophosphohydrolase, producing MDSGVLFSKLEDIMTRLRAPGGCPWDRKQTYSSLRSNIIEEAYELVEAIDESNLDGMAEEAGDLLLQVVFIGVIAQERGDFALSDIVESISSKLIRRHPHVFGDLSADDSDQVLRNWERIKTEEKESKGISKAVFSGVPKALPPLIKAFRIQQKAAGVGFDWAKGDQEPVFDKISEELDEVREAMASGDKDGLVGEIGDLLFSVVNLARRMDIDPHLALERTNNSFMERFGFIERSIEAQDKSWDQMSLDDLDGLWDEAKKHNAHTKSV
- the glmU gene encoding bifunctional UDP-N-acetylglucosamine diphosphorylase/glucosamine-1-phosphate N-acetyltransferase GlmU, with translation MVAMEKAGGSVGILVLAAGKGTRMKSESPKVMQPLLENPMLHYVLKAFGSVGETAVVVGHRGEMVQSYLSRSWPDVKTVWQREQLGTGHAVMEAQSWISRFDKVLVVNGDMPLMTEEIPNSLLEAHEGGCSFLTMELDDPEGYGRVVRGAKTCIVEQKDCLPEQRGIKEVNAGVYLMDVVPLLDSLKGLGRKNAQGEYYLVDVIEAFQDLGLPAKPVVVDDPDSLLGVNDPAGLAQVGAILRDRYVAKWMAAGVKFVDPKSVWIGPDVVFQGEAMVYPGVQIWGNSTVGVNASLGGFSVLRDVSIGENVELQGYCFIENSTLRAGSKAGPFCYIRQESVVEEKGFVGKFVEVKKSLIGKGSKVPHLSYMGDASLGANVNIGAGTITCNYDGKSKHPTTIGDGVFVGSDTMLVAPVTLGANSMTGAGSVITKDVPEGALAIGRARQRNIEGWGKKTTEGSRDDDK
- a CDS encoding ribose-phosphate diphosphokinase; this translates as MTTNSRKIVVMSGTAHKEFAEKICAELKLPLGRVNHFRFSDGEIGLSIEESVRGADVFVVQPTSNPVNENLMELLIMVDALKRASAYRINLVIPYFGYARQDRKTKPRDPISAKLVANLLESTGAHRVITADLHAGQIQGFFDIPVDHLMGVPLLASHFKKTLAKELENREVIVVAPDVGGVVRARKFAVMLNSDLAIVDKRRSHEVANYCEVMAIIGDVKDEIAILVDDIIDTAGTIVNAAKALKDRGARKVYCCATHGILSGPAMDRLDSDAVDGVILTDSIKLPQERKLDKIVQLSIAPLFAEAIRRVHNDSSVSSLFD